One Ammoniphilus sp. CFH 90114 genomic window carries:
- the lysA gene encoding diaminopimelate decarboxylase, translating into MYLHGTSKINEQGHLEIGGCDTVELANKFGTPLFVYDEVLIRQKCRDFMHAFKDTGLSFQVAYASKAFMSMAMCRLVAEEGLSLDVVSGGELYTALKADFPADRIHFHGNNKTPDEIEMALDAEIGCFVVDNFYELELLHALAKDRKKKVNILLRLTPGVSAHTHEYISTGQDDSKFGFSVTKGQALEGMKQALTMEYFNVLGIHSHIGSQIFETNGFVAAVAKLSEFLFDLRQQTGYELKVLNLGGGFGIRYTNEDTPLKAGEYIQSITNEVRKQFQEAHYTLPEIWIEPGRSIVGDAGTTLYKTGSVKTIPGIRKYISVDGGMTDNIRPALYQSRYEAMLANRAGEAADDLVSVAGKCCESGDMLIWDINLPTVNSGDILAVSCTGAYGYAMANNYNRITRPAVVFVKDGNAEIVVERETYDDIVKKDRIPASMMITK; encoded by the coding sequence GTGTACCTACATGGAACTAGCAAAATAAATGAACAAGGCCATCTTGAAATAGGTGGTTGTGATACAGTAGAGCTTGCAAATAAGTTCGGTACTCCCTTATTTGTATATGATGAAGTACTAATCCGCCAAAAGTGTAGAGATTTTATGCATGCGTTCAAGGATACAGGCCTTTCGTTCCAAGTGGCTTACGCAAGCAAAGCGTTTATGTCCATGGCCATGTGCCGTTTGGTAGCAGAAGAGGGTCTTTCTCTTGATGTAGTATCCGGAGGAGAGTTATACACGGCTTTGAAGGCTGACTTCCCTGCTGACCGTATTCACTTTCATGGAAACAACAAAACACCCGATGAGATTGAAATGGCACTTGATGCAGAAATTGGCTGTTTTGTTGTAGATAATTTCTATGAGCTCGAACTTCTTCATGCCCTGGCGAAAGACCGAAAGAAAAAAGTAAATATTCTTTTGCGATTGACTCCTGGGGTATCGGCGCATACCCATGAATATATATCTACAGGACAAGATGATTCTAAGTTTGGTTTCAGTGTGACTAAAGGGCAAGCGTTGGAAGGCATGAAGCAGGCACTAACTATGGAATACTTCAATGTCCTTGGAATTCATTCTCATATTGGTTCGCAAATTTTTGAAACCAATGGGTTTGTCGCGGCTGTTGCCAAGTTGTCTGAGTTTCTATTTGACTTAAGACAGCAGACCGGTTACGAATTGAAGGTACTTAACCTTGGTGGAGGATTTGGTATTCGTTATACGAATGAAGACACTCCTCTGAAGGCTGGAGAATATATACAATCGATTACTAATGAGGTACGCAAGCAATTCCAAGAAGCCCATTATACACTCCCAGAGATCTGGATTGAACCAGGTCGCAGTATTGTGGGTGATGCAGGAACTACGCTGTATAAGACAGGGTCCGTTAAGACGATTCCTGGAATTCGCAAGTATATCTCTGTGGACGGAGGAATGACCGATAATATCCGCCCAGCCTTGTATCAATCACGCTATGAGGCCATGCTGGCTAACCGTGCGGGAGAAGCAGCAGACGACTTGGTTTCTGTCGCAGGCAAGTGCTGTGAATCAGGAGATATGTTGATCTGGGATATCAACCTTCCGACGGTGAACTCCGGGGATATTCTAGCTGTATCTTGTACGGGAGCCTATGGCTATGCCATGGCAAATAATTATAATCGGATTACTCGTCCTGCTGTTGTCTTTGTAAAAGACGGCAATGCTGAGATTGTTGTTGAACGCGAAACTTACGATGACATCGTGAAGAAGGATCGAATTCCAGCCAGTATGATGATCACGAAGTAA
- a CDS encoding peptidylprolyl isomerase: MSKYAVIDLEKGGQVKVELFENEAPGTVENFEKLIKEGFYNGLNFHRVIPGFVAQGGCPHGTGTGGPGYTIKCETQGNPHKHERGSLSMAHAGKNTGGSQFFIVYEPQPHLNGVHTVFGKVVEGMEYVDDIKQGDKMKEVTIVEA; this comes from the coding sequence ATGAGTAAATATGCAGTGATTGATTTGGAAAAAGGTGGACAAGTTAAGGTTGAACTATTTGAGAATGAAGCACCTGGAACAGTAGAGAACTTCGAGAAACTTATTAAAGAAGGATTCTATAACGGACTAAACTTCCACCGTGTCATTCCTGGATTCGTAGCTCAAGGCGGATGCCCTCATGGTACGGGTACAGGTGGCCCTGGGTATACGATTAAATGCGAAACACAAGGTAATCCTCATAAGCATGAGCGTGGTTCTCTATCTATGGCGCATGCTGGAAAAAATACGGGTGGTTCCCAATTCTTTATCGTATATGAGCCGCAACCACACTTGAATGGCGTACATACCGTCTTCGGAAAAGTAGTTGAGGGAATGGAGTACGTAGACGATATTAAGCAAGGCGATAAAATGAAAGAAGTAACCATTGTAGAAGCTTAA
- a CDS encoding ScpA family protein — protein sequence MAYEVKLNTFEGPLDLLLHLIDKAEVDIYDIPITLITEQYMNYLYIMQEFQLDIASEFLVMAATLLEIKSKLLLPRKEEPAFQPMLDLEEEYDPRMELVERLLEYKKFKSLADELKHREIGRSKIFTRTPEDLTAYMSIVEENPVADVTLYDLMDALSKVFTKSGNSESKPMSRVHRDEVSVKDRMREVRDLLSMKGTIPFSKLFAESPIKAEIVTTFMAILEMMRKHEIVCEQNALFDDILISLSKGGAHRG from the coding sequence ATGGCTTATGAAGTAAAGCTGAATACATTCGAAGGACCTCTAGATCTTCTCCTTCACTTAATTGATAAAGCCGAAGTAGATATCTATGATATTCCGATTACGCTTATAACGGAACAATATATGAATTACCTCTATATCATGCAGGAATTTCAGCTAGACATAGCCAGCGAGTTCTTGGTTATGGCTGCCACCTTGTTGGAAATCAAGAGCAAGCTGCTTCTTCCAAGAAAGGAAGAGCCTGCCTTTCAGCCGATGTTAGATTTAGAAGAAGAATATGACCCAAGAATGGAACTTGTTGAACGATTACTAGAGTACAAGAAATTTAAGTCTCTAGCAGATGAACTTAAGCACCGGGAGATTGGCAGAAGTAAAATCTTTACTCGCACTCCTGAGGACTTAACAGCCTACATGTCTATTGTAGAAGAGAATCCTGTAGCCGATGTAACATTGTATGATCTCATGGATGCTTTATCAAAAGTCTTTACGAAGTCAGGAAACTCTGAATCTAAACCTATGTCAAGGGTTCACCGCGATGAGGTGTCTGTAAAAGATAGAATGAGAGAAGTTCGTGATCTACTGTCTATGAAAGGCACGATCCCGTTTTCTAAACTATTTGCTGAATCTCCTATCAAGGCTGAGATTGTCACGACCTTTATGGCCATCTTAGAGATGATGAGAAAGCATGAAATTGTATGCGAACAAAACGCTCTCTTCGATGACATACTGATTTCTCTAAGCAAGGGAGGAGCCCACCGTGGATAG
- the scpB gene encoding SMC-Scp complex subunit ScpB, translating to MDRLNESKAVMEGLLFVSGDEGIDAKTIAEILEVEEASVLDMLHEMQKEFKESGRGLQIIEIAGAFQLTTLPEHAVYFERLASSPTHATLSQAALETLAIIAYKQPITRAEIEDIRGVKCEKAINTLMSKKLIQERGRAETAGRPILYGTTKEFMDYFGLKSINDLPPMPSIAVDEEVEQEVDLIFQKLKEKA from the coding sequence GTGGATAGGTTGAATGAAAGTAAAGCAGTGATGGAGGGTTTGCTCTTTGTATCTGGGGATGAAGGAATAGATGCGAAAACGATAGCGGAGATTCTAGAAGTAGAGGAAGCTAGTGTGTTGGACATGCTCCATGAGATGCAAAAGGAGTTTAAAGAATCCGGCCGCGGCTTACAAATTATTGAGATTGCGGGTGCCTTCCAATTAACCACCCTACCTGAGCATGCCGTCTATTTCGAGAGATTAGCTAGTTCCCCAACTCATGCTACTCTGTCTCAAGCTGCTTTAGAAACCTTAGCGATTATTGCGTATAAACAGCCTATTACCCGTGCCGAGATTGAGGATATTCGTGGAGTCAAGTGTGAGAAGGCGATTAATACATTAATGAGCAAGAAGCTGATTCAAGAAAGGGGAAGGGCAGAGACAGCAGGACGTCCTATCCTTTATGGTACAACGAAGGAGTTCATGGACTACTTTGGACTTAAATCTATAAACGACTTGCCACCCATGCCATCCATTGCGGTGGACGAAGAAGTAGAACAAGAGGTAGATCTGATTTTCCAAAAATTAAAGGAAAAAGCGTAG
- a CDS encoding D-alanyl-D-alanine carboxypeptidase family protein: MYRGKKRTAQLILFAYILSLFAIPVAEAAPSVSAQAAAVIDVESGRILYEKQGQEKMRVASLTKIMTAIVAIEEGKLDEMVTVPDYAIGTEGSSIYLRHGEKLTLEHLLYGLMLRSGNDAAVTIADHIGGSLEGFARLMNEKVEYLGLRQTHFTNPHGLDDSNQHFSSAVDMAQISAYALRNEDFRKIVSTKVMKIPQHGEKWDRKLINKNKMLNLYNGADGVKTGYTKLAKRCLVSSATRDGRQIAVVTLNAPDDWSDHSRLLDYGFKQFSRTEIVGEKEPVDTDKGLVTVNSFNYPLAGGEENKIRKVVKMEDGYKEMLPGGVAGYLHIYLGDQQIGRIGLVYSGEERSTSGTGLQVSRLSEILSTLKSLIWGAYKW, translated from the coding sequence ATGTATCGGGGGAAAAAACGAACAGCGCAATTGATTTTATTTGCATATATTCTATCTTTATTTGCAATCCCTGTTGCGGAGGCAGCACCTTCGGTCTCTGCCCAAGCTGCTGCTGTTATTGATGTGGAGTCAGGGAGGATTTTATACGAGAAGCAAGGTCAGGAAAAAATGCGAGTAGCAAGTCTCACTAAGATCATGACCGCCATTGTAGCCATTGAAGAAGGAAAATTAGATGAGATGGTAACCGTGCCGGATTATGCAATAGGAACGGAGGGCTCTTCTATCTATTTGCGCCACGGGGAGAAGCTAACCCTTGAGCATCTGCTCTATGGCTTAATGCTTCGCTCGGGAAATGATGCAGCGGTAACGATTGCGGATCACATTGGTGGTTCGTTAGAAGGATTTGCCCGGTTAATGAATGAAAAAGTGGAATATCTGGGTCTAAGGCAAACTCACTTTACGAATCCTCATGGTTTGGATGATAGTAATCAGCATTTTTCCTCGGCGGTAGACATGGCACAAATTTCGGCTTATGCTCTGCGTAATGAGGATTTCAGAAAGATTGTATCAACCAAGGTCATGAAAATTCCGCAACACGGGGAGAAATGGGACCGTAAGCTAATCAATAAAAATAAGATGCTTAATCTCTATAACGGAGCAGATGGAGTCAAAACCGGCTATACGAAGCTAGCGAAGAGATGCCTCGTTTCTTCCGCGACAAGAGATGGAAGGCAGATCGCAGTTGTTACCTTGAATGCTCCGGACGATTGGAGTGATCATTCTCGTTTGTTGGATTACGGCTTCAAACAATTTAGTCGCACTGAAATTGTAGGCGAAAAGGAACCAGTGGATACGGACAAGGGATTAGTTACGGTCAATTCGTTCAATTATCCTCTGGCGGGTGGAGAAGAGAATAAAATTCGTAAGGTTGTTAAGATGGAAGACGGCTATAAAGAAATGCTGCCAGGCGGAGTAGCAGGGTACTTACATATCTATCTGGGTGATCAACAAATCGGACGAATTGGTTTAGTTTATTCAGGTGAAGAAAGGAGTACCTCGGGAACTGGACTGCAGGTAAGCCGTCTGAGCGAGATTCTGTCCACTCTTAAGTCGCTCATCTGGGGGGCTTATAAATGGTGA
- a CDS encoding nucleoside recognition domain-containing protein, with the protein MVNYIWLGLILIGIVVAGINGKIEVVSAAAFEGAKTGVTVCFGLISILAFWLGMMKIAEDSGLLKKLQRLLSPIARFLFPDVPRDHPAMGYILSNMSANMLGLGNAATPMGIKAMQELQKLSPDPRTATPAMCTLLALNTSSITLIPTTIIAIRLNYESTNAVEIVGTTLFATFVSTGVAILFDKYYRYRTRRTRTKG; encoded by the coding sequence ATGGTGAACTACATATGGCTGGGACTGATCCTTATAGGGATTGTTGTTGCAGGCATAAACGGAAAAATTGAAGTCGTCAGTGCAGCAGCCTTTGAGGGGGCTAAAACAGGAGTGACTGTCTGTTTTGGTTTAATCAGTATTCTTGCTTTTTGGTTAGGAATGATGAAAATAGCTGAAGATTCAGGATTACTAAAGAAGTTGCAAAGGCTATTAAGTCCGATTGCTCGGTTCTTGTTTCCAGACGTGCCTAGGGATCACCCTGCTATGGGTTATATCTTATCCAACATGAGTGCCAATATGTTAGGACTTGGCAACGCAGCAACACCGATGGGGATTAAGGCGATGCAAGAACTTCAAAAGCTTAGTCCCGATCCAAGAACAGCCACTCCAGCTATGTGTACGCTGCTTGCGTTAAATACCTCAAGTATTACCCTGATTCCAACCACGATCATTGCGATTCGACTTAACTATGAATCCACCAATGCAGTAGAGATTGTAGGTACGACACTTTTTGCAACGTTTGTTTCTACAGGTGTGGCTATTCTTTTTGACAAGTACTATCGTTATAGAACCCGCCGAACTCGGACGAAGGGGTGA
- a CDS encoding spore maturation protein, with translation MYELISYASVWAIPLILATILVYGMYKKVPVYESFTEGAKEGFGTAIKIIPHLVGMLVAVSIFRQSGALDMITSLCKPLLDLLHIPGDILPLALLRPISGAGALAVTTDIMATHGPDSFLGRLASTMQGSTDTTLYVLTVYFGAIGIRNSLYALKVGLLADVAGIVASIFIVTMVFGVV, from the coding sequence TTGTACGAACTTATTAGTTATGCCTCCGTATGGGCAATACCTCTTATACTAGCCACCATATTAGTCTATGGAATGTATAAAAAGGTCCCGGTATATGAGTCTTTCACGGAAGGAGCTAAGGAAGGCTTCGGAACTGCCATTAAAATTATTCCTCATCTAGTGGGTATGCTTGTCGCTGTTTCGATCTTTCGTCAGTCTGGAGCACTGGATATGATTACATCCCTTTGCAAACCACTCTTAGACCTTCTGCATATACCGGGAGACATTCTCCCTCTTGCCCTTTTGCGACCGATCAGCGGTGCAGGGGCCTTGGCTGTAACGACTGATATTATGGCCACTCATGGACCTGATTCCTTCCTAGGAAGATTAGCATCAACCATGCAAGGCTCTACAGATACTACGCTTTATGTCTTAACCGTGTATTTTGGAGCCATTGGCATACGCAACTCCTTATACGCCCTAAAGGTTGGGCTACTTGCAGACGTTGCCGGGATTGTCGCATCCATCTTTATCGTAACGATGGTCTTTGGCGTAGTCTAA
- a CDS encoding aldo/keto reductase, with product MKKQKFGSTEHEFSILSFGAQRIVDEHHCSEESAIEIVNTAIDRGITYFDTAPSYSRGQSEERLGKALALRNRRKDVWIATKTHDRTRDGSLRLLEESLNRLQTDHVEEWRLHNVMYMDELDAIFAKGGAMEALLEAKDQGIIKHISISGHTNPKVQLEAIRRYPFDSVLVALSALDHHIYSFLHEFVPSAKEQGVAVIGMKVMALGKLVPWYEKALRYTLGLPISTTIVGMESMEQLEKNLAIAKDFRPLSEEEQLEFFKDIMHLVRPDVLRWKSDNWAEAKNWAIRSKA from the coding sequence AAAAACAGAAGTTCGGTTCTACTGAGCACGAATTTTCCATACTAAGCTTCGGAGCCCAACGGATCGTAGATGAGCATCACTGCTCGGAAGAATCGGCTATTGAGATTGTTAATACAGCCATTGACCGTGGTATCACGTATTTTGACACGGCTCCTAGTTATTCTAGGGGACAATCTGAGGAAAGACTAGGAAAAGCACTAGCCCTGCGAAATCGGAGAAAAGACGTCTGGATTGCCACCAAGACCCATGATCGTACAAGAGACGGTTCGTTAAGATTACTTGAAGAAAGCTTAAACCGTTTACAGACCGATCATGTGGAAGAATGGCGTCTCCATAACGTCATGTACATGGATGAACTGGATGCCATATTTGCTAAAGGGGGAGCAATGGAAGCCCTGCTTGAAGCTAAGGATCAAGGAATAATTAAACACATCAGTATTAGCGGGCATACCAATCCCAAGGTTCAACTTGAAGCGATACGTCGCTATCCGTTTGATAGTGTTCTAGTGGCCTTATCCGCTTTGGATCACCATATCTACAGCTTCCTCCACGAATTTGTGCCTTCTGCCAAAGAACAAGGAGTAGCCGTCATTGGTATGAAGGTCATGGCACTGGGGAAGCTCGTTCCTTGGTATGAAAAAGCTCTCCGCTATACACTAGGCCTCCCCATCTCTACAACCATTGTAGGAATGGAGTCGATGGAACAGCTCGAAAAGAATCTGGCCATTGCCAAAGATTTTAGACCTCTATCTGAAGAAGAACAGCTTGAGTTCTTTAAAGACATTATGCATCTCGTGAGACCCGATGTTCTGCGTTGGAAATCAGATAACTGGGCTGAAGCTAAAAATTGGGCCATTCGCTCGAAGGCTTGA